Proteins encoded within one genomic window of Nonomuraea gerenzanensis:
- the argS gene encoding arginine--tRNA ligase, which produces MTDPQIVLTERVQQALARAFGSEHADADPLIRPSQFADFQANVAMSLAKRLRRSPREVAESIAAELADFPGTVEVSGPGFLNITLDNAWIESEARQMLADPRLGVGTITPAQTVVIDYSAPNAAKEMHVGHLRTTIVGDSLARLHEHLGNTVIRQNHLGDWGTPFGMLIEHLLDVGEDAAVAQLEAGQGTEFYQAARAKFDADESFKTRARARVSTLQSGDPDTLRLWHVFMDATVRFFNKVYAMLGVTLTDADIAGESMYNPMLQKTCDDLESAGTAVLSEGALCVFPPGFTGSDDKPLPLIIRKSDGGYGYATTDMAAIRYRVHDLKADRILYVVGNEQALHFQMVFAAARLAGWLPDTTAAEHVRIGMMLGKDGRRFKTRSGESVKLMDLLQEAVDRAAKLIEDRGYDEATQREIAHAVGMAAVKYADLSVSHDSEYVFDLDRMVATTGNTGPYMQYATARIRSIFRRAGLAPAEATAPIVLGAPAERALGLHLLGFGELVAQVTTASEPHRLCAFLFQTASLLSTFYEECPVIKEGVDPETRDHRLALCALTLRVLETGLDLLGVPVPERM; this is translated from the coding sequence ATGACCGACCCGCAGATTGTGCTCACCGAGCGCGTCCAGCAGGCGCTGGCCCGCGCGTTCGGCTCGGAGCACGCCGACGCAGATCCGCTGATCCGGCCCTCCCAGTTCGCCGACTTCCAGGCGAACGTCGCGATGAGCCTGGCCAAGCGCCTGCGACGGTCCCCGCGGGAGGTCGCGGAGTCGATCGCCGCGGAGCTGGCCGACTTCCCCGGCACGGTCGAGGTCAGCGGCCCCGGCTTCCTCAACATCACGCTCGACAACGCGTGGATCGAGTCCGAGGCCCGGCAGATGCTGGCCGACCCGCGCCTCGGCGTCGGCACGATCACGCCGGCCCAGACCGTCGTGATCGACTACTCCGCACCCAACGCGGCCAAGGAGATGCACGTCGGCCACCTGCGCACCACGATCGTGGGCGACTCGCTGGCCCGCCTGCACGAGCACCTGGGCAACACCGTCATCAGGCAGAACCACCTGGGCGACTGGGGCACCCCGTTCGGCATGCTCATCGAGCACCTGCTCGACGTCGGCGAGGACGCCGCGGTCGCGCAGCTCGAAGCCGGTCAGGGCACCGAGTTCTACCAGGCGGCGCGGGCCAAGTTCGACGCCGACGAGTCGTTCAAGACGCGCGCGCGGGCGCGGGTCAGCACGCTGCAGTCGGGCGACCCCGACACGCTGCGGCTCTGGCACGTCTTCATGGACGCCACCGTGCGCTTCTTCAACAAGGTGTACGCCATGCTCGGCGTCACGCTCACCGACGCCGACATCGCCGGCGAGAGCATGTACAACCCCATGCTCCAGAAGACCTGCGACGACCTGGAGTCGGCGGGCACGGCGGTGCTGAGCGAGGGCGCGCTGTGCGTGTTCCCGCCCGGCTTCACCGGCTCCGACGACAAGCCGCTGCCGCTCATCATCAGGAAGAGCGACGGCGGCTACGGCTACGCCACCACCGACATGGCGGCCATCCGCTACCGGGTGCACGACCTCAAGGCCGACCGCATCCTCTACGTCGTGGGCAACGAGCAGGCGCTGCACTTCCAGATGGTCTTCGCCGCCGCGCGGCTGGCGGGCTGGCTGCCCGACACGACCGCGGCCGAGCACGTACGCATCGGCATGATGCTCGGCAAGGACGGCCGCCGCTTCAAGACCCGCTCCGGCGAGTCCGTCAAGCTGATGGACCTGCTCCAGGAGGCCGTCGACCGGGCCGCCAAGCTCATCGAGGACCGCGGCTACGACGAGGCCACCCAGCGCGAGATCGCCCACGCCGTCGGCATGGCCGCCGTGAAGTACGCCGACCTGTCGGTCAGCCACGACAGCGAGTACGTCTTCGACCTCGACCGCATGGTGGCCACGACCGGCAACACCGGCCCCTACATGCAGTACGCGACGGCCCGCATCCGCTCCATCTTCCGCCGGGCCGGCCTCGCCCCGGCCGAGGCGACGGCACCCATCGTGCTCGGCGCCCCGGCCGAGCGCGCGCTGGGTCTGCACCTGCTGGGCTTCGGCGAGCTGGTCGCACAGGTCACCACCGCCTCCGAGCCGCACCGGCTGTGCGCGTTCCTCTTCCAGACGGCCAGCCTGCTGAGCACGTTCTACGAGGAGTGCCCGGTGATCAAGGAGGGGGTCGACCCGGAGACCAGAGACCACCGGCTGGCCCTGTGCGCGCTGACGTTGCGGGTGCTGGAGACGGGGCTCGACCTTCTGGGCGTCCCTGTCCCCGAGCGCATGTAA
- a CDS encoding cell division protein SepF has product MGAVRKVVSYLGLSGVDHYDEGYDDDEQYEDEYVPATERAARRWRANVDSSRIVMVQPLKYNDAPLIGQHFRDGQTVIMDVTGMSMPEATRMVDFAAGLAFGCEGRIERIAERVFLLAPAHVEIETT; this is encoded by the coding sequence ATGGGGGCAGTGCGCAAGGTGGTGAGCTACCTTGGCCTGAGCGGGGTCGATCACTACGACGAGGGCTATGACGACGACGAGCAGTACGAGGACGAGTACGTCCCGGCCACCGAGCGGGCCGCCAGGCGGTGGCGCGCGAACGTGGACTCGTCGCGGATCGTGATGGTCCAGCCGCTCAAGTACAACGACGCACCGTTGATCGGCCAGCACTTCCGAGACGGTCAGACGGTGATCATGGACGTGACGGGCATGTCGATGCCCGAGGCGACGCGGATGGTGGACTTCGCCGCCGGGCTGGCCTTCGGATGCGAGGGGCGGATCGAGCGCATCGCCGAGCGTGTCTTCCTCCTTGCGCCGGCACACGTGGAGATTGAGACCACCTGA
- a CDS encoding NACHT domain-containing protein, translating into MVEPPRTWRPVRGTVEREPVPGTGIAEAFDQADRAMLVLGLPGSGKTTLLLRLADELLDRAEADADAPLPLFLELADWVRSNRQHGPFRIREAMNLQDIGEWAVQAAERAYAVGAGIVGVWLAERRLVLLFDGLDEVPESMRAECVRLLNELLLRCPRLALVVSSRSRSMCTSAGDFGWSTR; encoded by the coding sequence ATGGTGGAGCCGCCGCGTACGTGGCGGCCGGTTCGGGGCACGGTCGAACGGGAGCCTGTTCCGGGCACGGGCATCGCGGAAGCCTTCGACCAGGCGGACCGGGCCATGCTGGTGCTCGGCCTTCCCGGCAGCGGGAAGACGACTCTGCTGCTCCGACTGGCGGACGAACTACTGGATCGGGCAGAAGCGGATGCGGATGCGCCCCTTCCCCTCTTTCTCGAGCTTGCCGACTGGGTGCGCAGCAACAGGCAGCACGGCCCGTTTCGGATCAGGGAGGCGATGAACCTCCAGGATATCGGGGAGTGGGCGGTCCAGGCGGCGGAGCGCGCGTACGCCGTCGGCGCGGGCATCGTGGGTGTGTGGCTGGCAGAACGTCGGCTGGTGCTGCTGTTCGACGGCCTCGATGAGGTTCCGGAGAGCATGCGAGCGGAATGCGTGCGGCTGCTCAACGAGTTGCTGCTTCGCTGTCCTCGGCTGGCGTTGGTCGTGAGCAGCCGTTCCAGGAGTATGTGCACCTCCGCCGGAGACTTCGGCTGGTCAACGCGGTGA